From the genome of Bacteroides sp. MSB163, one region includes:
- a CDS encoding ABC transporter permease: protein MLKHYLIVALRNLIKYKTQTIISIIGLAVGLVSFALSGMWLHYEQTYDTFHEGADRVYVAGTTSNLENSGYSSITSPMLAQHLMNTFPEIESATYGNRIVTIENTNNGQTSSWKKMEIDSTFTSVLPLVLLEGSYQFLHNPDEIAITRQTALRIFGNESPIGKPGPTLSTTITAVVEGWKHTNYNFDLVGKRVPDENRLWNFASGQTLFRVIPGTDIEALKKKLKDMEVTDNEGKKIKYPVIITPLIEEHYTHPSTSAFIHIEHIRLFCIISLLIALSALANYLIMYLIRIRMRQREWALRKVNGASNTGLMSLLVSELLLLLFMTFLVALFLMEISLSAFRSISGINENALFFYKEAGIYMSIVLCIALCFAWLTLFLQNHFTLQSAISSSSTTHFSNVFRCIGLWFQLAISIGFIFCTIVMMQQLHHLRTSSDMGITHPDVEFVYYLSGILSDDAEDWVRKMQEIPGIEFHRITDVPLPIGGKSGFYIDEWDNKQQAETEFMVNDFQISKEAFDLLGMQLIQGTFPEDSHGKPVKVLVNEAFVRKTGWKNPIGKQFSNYYSVCGVVKDIQLSPTVPAFPSVFTVNLYPPKNKNAFTYHGSYEDAKRTIETYIQKTYPNFRIGTQSVAKMIEDSLASERTLMKLLSVASAVCIIIAIFGIFSLISLSCEQRRKEIAIRKVNGATIKNIILIFLKEYMSLLVLAAIVAFPTGYIIMKRWLETYVIQTTISWWVYVVILIAIIIIILSSIGWRIWQAALKNPVEEIRTE, encoded by the coding sequence ATGCTAAAGCACTATCTTATTGTTGCCCTGCGCAACCTGATAAAATATAAAACGCAGACGATCATTAGCATCATCGGTCTGGCAGTGGGACTCGTTAGCTTCGCATTATCAGGTATGTGGTTACACTATGAGCAGACTTATGATACTTTTCATGAAGGTGCAGACAGGGTTTATGTGGCCGGAACAACCAGTAATTTGGAGAATAGCGGTTATTCCAGCATAACCTCTCCTATGTTAGCGCAACATTTAATGAATACATTTCCCGAAATAGAAAGTGCAACATATGGAAATCGTATAGTAACCATTGAAAATACCAATAACGGGCAAACCAGCTCCTGGAAAAAGATGGAAATTGATAGCACTTTTACTTCCGTACTTCCCTTAGTCTTATTGGAAGGAAGCTATCAGTTTCTGCACAATCCCGATGAAATAGCCATAACCAGACAAACTGCCCTCCGGATTTTCGGCAACGAATCTCCTATTGGTAAACCGGGTCCTACACTGTCCACCACTATCACTGCCGTTGTTGAAGGATGGAAACACACCAATTATAACTTTGATTTGGTAGGCAAACGCGTACCTGATGAAAACAGACTTTGGAACTTTGCATCAGGACAGACCTTGTTCCGCGTGATTCCAGGTACTGATATAGAGGCTTTAAAAAAGAAACTAAAAGATATGGAAGTCACGGATAATGAAGGAAAAAAAATAAAATATCCGGTTATTATCACTCCATTGATAGAAGAACACTACACCCATCCGAGCACATCAGCTTTTATCCACATAGAACATATACGCTTATTTTGCATAATCAGTTTGTTGATAGCGTTGAGTGCTCTTGCCAATTATCTGATAATGTATCTAATACGTATCCGTATGAGACAGCGTGAATGGGCACTTCGTAAAGTGAACGGGGCTTCAAATACAGGCTTGATGTCACTATTGGTTTCCGAGTTGTTACTATTATTATTTATGACCTTCCTTGTGGCTTTGTTTCTGATGGAGATTTCCTTATCTGCTTTCAGGTCAATATCCGGCATCAATGAAAATGCTCTTTTCTTTTATAAAGAAGCTGGTATTTATATGTCAATCGTGCTGTGCATCGCTTTATGCTTCGCTTGGCTCACTTTATTCCTACAAAACCATTTCACGCTACAATCTGCTATTTCCTCCAGTTCTACGACACATTTCTCTAATGTTTTTCGTTGCATAGGACTCTGGTTTCAATTAGCCATCAGCATTGGTTTCATTTTTTGTACAATAGTTATGATGCAGCAACTACACCATCTTCGTACTTCTTCGGATATGGGCATTACTCACCCGGATGTTGAGTTTGTATATTATCTTTCAGGAATATTATCGGACGATGCAGAAGATTGGGTTAGAAAAATGCAGGAGATCCCAGGGATTGAGTTTCACAGAATTACAGATGTCCCGTTACCAATCGGGGGCAAATCAGGTTTCTACATTGATGAATGGGATAATAAACAACAAGCGGAAACTGAATTTATGGTGAATGATTTTCAGATTTCCAAAGAAGCATTCGACCTTTTAGGAATGCAACTGATACAAGGAACTTTTCCAGAAGATTCGCATGGCAAGCCTGTAAAGGTTCTGGTCAATGAAGCTTTTGTCAGGAAGACAGGATGGAAAAATCCTATTGGAAAACAATTTTCCAATTATTATAGTGTATGCGGTGTTGTAAAAGACATTCAGCTTTCGCCTACAGTTCCTGCTTTTCCAAGCGTATTTACAGTGAATCTTTATCCCCCTAAAAACAAGAATGCTTTTACCTATCATGGTAGTTACGAAGACGCCAAACGCACTATTGAAACATATATTCAGAAAACATACCCAAACTTCAGAATTGGGACTCAAAGTGTTGCAAAAATGATAGAGGACTCGCTTGCTTCGGAACGTACATTAATGAAATTACTTTCAGTAGCATCTGCCGTTTGCATTATTATTGCCATATTCGGTATTTTCTCATTAATCAGCCTCTCGTGCGAACAACGTCGCAAAGAAATCGCTATCCGAAAAGTAAACGGGGCAACGATAAAGAATATTATTCTTATATTTCTTAAGGAATATATGAGTTTGCTGGTTTTAGCTGCAATAGTTGCCTTCCCTACAGGATACATCATCATGAAAAGGTGGTTGGAAACTTATGTTATTCAGACAACTATTTCCTGGTGGGTTTATGTCGTTATCCTGATAGCAATCATTATCATCATTCTTTCCAGTATCGGATGGCGCATATGGCAGGCTGCACTAAAAAATCCGGTAGAAGAAATTAGAACTGAATAA
- a CDS encoding TolC family protein, with the protein MCKKILLLLIACGTLITIDAQEHTMELTLGQTIERARRQSPDAQTAQHSFRSAYWNYKYYRANYLPALKLTSDPYLNRAINKITMSDGSVKFVEQNLLSTDLTLSLTQNIPWTGGTLFVETSAQRLDLFSDNSTSWQTSPINVGYSQSLFGYNSLKWNRRIEPLRYQEAKKTYVETLELVAANATQKFFALATAQSNYEIASTNYANADTLYTYAQGRYNIGTITENEMLQLELNKLTEETNRMNAHIEVENCMQELRSYLGIQEDILIKVDVSDHVPNLHIDLSTALITARQNSPDILDMQRCKLESESRVASARANAGLKADLYLRFGLTQTGNKLKDAYHNPLDQQYVTFGISLPILDWGRGKGQVRVARSNRDLTYTQVEQDKTDFELNVRKLVKQFNLQSQRVHIAARTDETAQRRADVARRLYILGKSTVLDLNASISEKDAARRNYITALYNYWSLYYTLRSITLYDFEVDAPLTETERIEEVMDRMIKK; encoded by the coding sequence ATGTGCAAAAAAATACTTTTATTATTGATAGCTTGCGGAACTCTTATAACTATTGATGCGCAGGAACACACTATGGAACTGACATTAGGTCAGACCATAGAACGTGCCCGTCGACAATCACCCGATGCGCAAACAGCCCAACACAGTTTTCGTTCCGCCTACTGGAACTACAAATATTATCGGGCCAACTATCTGCCCGCCTTGAAATTAACTTCCGATCCGTATCTGAATCGTGCTATCAACAAAATTACGATGAGCGATGGTAGCGTGAAATTTGTGGAACAAAACTTATTAAGTACCGACCTCACCTTAAGCCTGACACAGAATATTCCTTGGACAGGTGGTACATTGTTCGTGGAAACTTCTGCCCAGCGGCTTGATTTATTTAGTGACAACTCTACCTCCTGGCAGACATCACCTATAAATGTCGGCTATAGTCAGTCTCTTTTTGGATATAATAGTCTGAAATGGAATCGTCGTATCGAACCATTGCGTTACCAAGAAGCCAAGAAAACTTATGTGGAAACCCTGGAGCTCGTTGCTGCCAACGCTACGCAGAAATTCTTTGCCCTTGCCACCGCACAAAGCAACTACGAAATAGCTTCTACCAACTATGCCAATGCAGACACCTTATATACATATGCACAAGGGCGCTATAATATAGGTACCATTACCGAAAACGAGATGCTACAACTGGAACTTAATAAGCTGACCGAAGAGACCAATCGTATGAATGCCCATATCGAAGTAGAAAATTGCATGCAAGAACTCCGTTCGTATCTCGGTATCCAGGAGGATATACTGATCAAAGTGGATGTCAGCGATCATGTTCCCAATCTTCACATAGATCTAAGTACAGCTTTAATCACAGCACGTCAAAACAGCCCGGATATACTGGACATGCAGCGGTGTAAGCTGGAAAGCGAAAGCCGGGTAGCCAGTGCCCGTGCCAATGCCGGACTGAAAGCCGATCTTTACCTGCGTTTCGGACTGACTCAGACCGGCAATAAACTGAAAGACGCTTATCACAATCCTTTGGACCAACAATACGTCACCTTCGGCATTAGTCTGCCTATATTGGATTGGGGACGTGGCAAAGGACAGGTCCGGGTAGCCCGTTCTAATCGTGACTTAACTTATACTCAAGTAGAGCAGGATAAAACAGACTTTGAACTGAATGTCCGTAAACTGGTAAAACAATTCAATTTACAATCCCAGCGCGTACATATTGCCGCCCGCACCGATGAAACGGCTCAACGGCGTGCTGATGTAGCCCGGCGACTTTATATCTTGGGAAAGTCTACCGTACTCGACCTCAATGCTTCCATCAGTGAAAAAGACGCCGCCCGACGAAATTACATCACTGCACTATATAACTACTGGAGTTTGTACTACACCCTCCGCAGTATCACACTTTATGATTTTGAAGTAGATGCACCGCTGACAGAAACAGAAAGAATAGAGGAAGTGATGGACAGGATGATAAAAAAATGA
- a CDS encoding sigma-54 dependent transcriptional regulator → MEQLGKILIVDDNEDVLFALNLLLEPYAEKIKVAVTPDRIEYFMTTFQPDIILLDMNFSRDAISGQEGFESLEQILRIDPQAVVIFMTAYADTDKAVRAIKAGATDFIPKPWEKEKLLATLSSGIKLRRSRCEVSLLKEQVEVLSGAGSSVEESIIGESAAMQEVFATIEKLRDTDANILVLGENGTGKDVIARLLYRCSPRYGRPFVTIDLGSIPEQLFESELFGYEKGAFTDARKPKAGRMEVATGGTLFLDEIGNLSLPMQAKLLTAIEKRQISRLGSTQSVSIDVRLICATNADIRHLVEEGNFRQDLLYRINTIELHIPPLRERGNDIILLADYFLQRYARKYQKEMRGLTREARAKLLRYSWPGNVRELQHTMERAVILGDGSLLRPDNFLFQASSSRLKKEEEVLNLEQLERQAVEKAMRLSEGNMTRAAEYLGITRFALYRKIEKLGL, encoded by the coding sequence ATGGAACAATTAGGAAAAATATTAATAGTAGATGATAATGAGGACGTACTTTTTGCCCTCAACCTTCTGCTGGAACCTTATGCGGAAAAAATAAAAGTAGCAGTAACCCCCGATCGTATCGAATATTTCATGACGACCTTCCAGCCGGACATTATCCTGCTGGATATGAACTTCAGTCGCGATGCCATCAGTGGGCAGGAAGGCTTTGAGAGTCTGGAACAAATCTTGCGTATTGATCCTCAGGCAGTCGTTATTTTTATGACAGCATATGCAGATACAGATAAAGCGGTACGGGCCATTAAAGCGGGTGCTACCGATTTCATCCCGAAACCGTGGGAAAAAGAAAAACTACTTGCTACACTCTCATCCGGTATTAAATTACGCCGTTCCCGCTGTGAAGTTAGTCTGCTAAAAGAACAAGTGGAAGTACTTAGCGGTGCGGGAAGTAGTGTGGAAGAATCTATTATTGGTGAATCTGCTGCGATGCAGGAAGTGTTTGCCACGATAGAGAAGCTGCGTGATACGGATGCTAACATTCTTGTACTTGGTGAAAATGGAACAGGAAAAGATGTGATAGCCCGTTTGTTATACCGTTGTTCGCCACGTTACGGACGGCCATTCGTTACAATTGATCTCGGCAGTATCCCGGAACAATTGTTTGAGAGTGAATTATTCGGCTATGAAAAAGGAGCATTTACTGATGCCCGGAAACCGAAAGCCGGACGGATGGAGGTGGCAACGGGAGGTACATTGTTTTTGGATGAAATAGGAAATCTTTCACTGCCTATGCAAGCAAAACTGCTGACTGCTATTGAAAAACGACAGATCAGTCGTTTGGGCAGTACACAATCTGTATCCATCGACGTACGCTTGATTTGTGCTACAAATGCGGATATCCGCCATCTGGTGGAGGAAGGGAATTTCCGGCAGGATTTACTTTATCGTATCAATACGATTGAACTACATATTCCTCCTTTAAGGGAACGGGGAAATGATATTATTCTTCTGGCAGATTATTTCTTGCAGCGTTATGCCCGGAAATATCAAAAGGAAATGCGGGGTCTGACACGTGAAGCCAGAGCTAAATTGCTGCGTTATTCCTGGCCGGGAAATGTGCGTGAGTTACAGCATACGATGGAGCGTGCCGTGATTTTGGGTGACGGTTCATTGCTTCGCCCCGATAATTTCTTGTTTCAGGCTTCCTCCTCCCGTCTTAAAAAAGAAGAAGAAGTACTTAATCTGGAACAATTGGAACGGCAAGCTGTAGAAAAGGCAATGCGATTGAGCGAGGGGAATATGACACGTGCTGCGGAATATTTGGGAATTACGCGCTTTGCATTGTATAGGAAGATTGAGAAACTGGGATTATAA
- a CDS encoding sensor histidine kinase — MKRYSFVVILHICLLAILSVGVYVLYCADLWFSMLITFLFLLGTGIHLYYIQMKQLQMMRRLTDSLRYNDMTQAFRPPYKNKLMTEMAVELSETLQAFRARLLEEEIKHQYYESLLNKVDTAVLVTDMSGRIEWLNRAATAQLGQDPQLPAELLSLPSGETQVIRIHRNGTTLEMAVATTLFVASGMERHLISLKNIHSVLERNEMEAWQKLIRVLTHEIMNSITPIISLSETLSERGVPVTLKDAAGEKEYAVMLQAMQTIHRRSKGLLGFVENYRRLTRLPAPVCASVPVRELFTDLQKLFPDETIHFELPPLEKTLDVDRAQIEQVLINLLKNAREASARCETPKIEVKAVFAPKVTSSLTAWRCTITVRDNGEGILPEVQDKIFVPFFTTKTAGSGIGLSLCKQIMNQHGGNIIVYSEPGKGSCFTLQFC; from the coding sequence ATGAAGCGGTATTCCTTTGTTGTTATCTTGCATATCTGTCTGCTGGCAATACTTTCTGTTGGTGTTTATGTGTTATATTGTGCTGATTTATGGTTTAGCATGCTTATAACATTCCTGTTTCTTCTGGGGACAGGAATACACCTTTATTATATACAGATGAAGCAATTGCAGATGATGCGTCGCCTGACGGACAGTTTGCGTTATAATGACATGACACAAGCTTTCCGTCCACCTTATAAAAATAAACTGATGACAGAAATGGCTGTAGAGCTATCTGAAACCTTGCAGGCATTTCGTGCCCGCCTGTTGGAAGAAGAAATAAAACATCAGTATTACGAAAGTCTGCTGAACAAGGTAGATACTGCTGTATTAGTGACTGATATGTCCGGACGTATTGAGTGGCTGAATCGTGCCGCCACTGCCCAGTTAGGGCAAGATCCGCAATTGCCGGCCGAACTTTTGAGCCTTCCTTCCGGTGAAACGCAGGTCATACGTATTCATCGAAATGGAACCACTTTAGAAATGGCAGTAGCTACCACTCTCTTTGTAGCCAGTGGCATGGAGAGACACCTTATCAGTTTGAAGAATATTCATTCTGTACTGGAACGGAATGAAATGGAAGCCTGGCAAAAGCTGATACGTGTACTCACTCATGAAATCATGAACTCCATTACTCCTATCATTTCCCTCTCTGAAACACTTAGTGAGCGTGGTGTACCCGTTACATTAAAAGATGCAGCGGGCGAAAAAGAATATGCTGTAATGCTACAAGCTATGCAAACCATTCATCGACGTAGTAAGGGACTATTAGGTTTTGTAGAAAACTATCGTCGTCTTACCCGTCTCCCCGCTCCTGTCTGTGCCAGTGTGCCGGTTCGGGAACTGTTCACCGATTTACAGAAACTTTTTCCTGATGAAACTATTCATTTCGAGCTTCCACCTTTGGAGAAGACACTGGATGTGGATCGTGCTCAGATAGAACAAGTGCTTATTAATCTGTTGAAAAATGCTCGTGAAGCATCTGCCCGCTGCGAAACGCCGAAAATTGAGGTTAAAGCTGTTTTTGCGCCTAAAGTGACTTCTTCTCTTACTGCATGGCGTTGTACTATTACTGTTCGGGATAATGGTGAAGGTATCTTACCTGAAGTGCAGGATAAAATATTTGTTCCGTTCTTCACAACGAAAACTGCCGGTTCGGGTATCGGACTCAGTCTTTGCAAGCAGATCATGAATCAGCATGGAGGAAATATTATCGTTTATTCGGAACCGGGAAAAGGGAGTTGTTTTACTTTACAATTCTGTTAG
- a CDS encoding NEW3 domain-containing protein codes for MIMRTNYLLLLTILLGLIPMNYTHASDSIPSVFLYSPYTKISVSPGTSIDYKIDLINNSDIPVNVDLSVTGLPASWKRELKSGGWNINKLAVLPSEKKDFNLKLEVPLKINKGSYNFVVAAGDCRLPLTVTVAQQGTYQTEFTTDQPNMQGNSKSTFTFNAVLKNQTADQQLYALMSNAPRGWNVIFKPNYKQATSAQVEANASQNVSIDVTPPANVEAGNYKISVRAVAGNTSADLDLEVVVTGTYQMELTTPRGLLSTEITAGDVKRLELVVRNTGSSLLKDIQLSSGKPKDWEVSFEPAKIEILKAGETSTVTAIMKASKKALPGDYVTTMEARTPEVNATAQFRIAVKTPMLWGWVGILVIVVAVGGVYYLFRKYGRR; via the coding sequence ATGATTATGCGAACTAATTATTTGTTGCTATTGACCATTTTGTTGGGTTTAATACCCATGAATTACACACACGCCTCTGACTCAATTCCAAGCGTGTTTCTTTATTCTCCTTATACAAAGATTTCTGTTTCTCCGGGAACAAGTATTGATTACAAAATTGATTTAATCAATAATTCGGATATTCCGGTCAATGTAGATCTGTCTGTTACAGGATTACCTGCAAGTTGGAAACGTGAATTGAAATCCGGTGGTTGGAATATTAACAAATTAGCTGTCCTGCCTAGTGAAAAGAAAGACTTTAACCTGAAATTGGAAGTTCCATTAAAAATAAATAAGGGTAGCTACAATTTTGTTGTAGCTGCTGGAGACTGTCGGCTTCCTTTGACTGTCACCGTAGCCCAGCAAGGTACTTATCAGACTGAATTTACTACTGATCAACCCAATATGCAGGGCAACTCAAAATCGACATTTACTTTTAATGCCGTACTGAAGAATCAGACGGCTGATCAGCAGTTATATGCGTTGATGTCTAATGCGCCCAGAGGATGGAATGTAATTTTTAAACCTAATTATAAGCAGGCAACTTCCGCACAAGTAGAAGCGAATGCCAGCCAGAATGTGTCGATAGACGTTACTCCGCCGGCTAATGTTGAAGCTGGGAATTATAAGATTTCAGTACGTGCAGTAGCCGGTAATACTTCTGCTGATCTGGATCTGGAAGTGGTGGTTACCGGTACATATCAAATGGAACTGACTACTCCACGAGGATTGTTGAGTACTGAAATAACTGCCGGAGATGTGAAGCGTCTGGAGTTGGTTGTCAGAAACACAGGTTCCTCTTTATTAAAGGATATTCAACTCTCATCCGGTAAGCCAAAAGATTGGGAAGTATCTTTTGAACCTGCCAAAATAGAAATATTAAAAGCCGGAGAAACATCTACTGTTACGGCTATAATGAAAGCTTCGAAAAAAGCTTTGCCAGGCGACTATGTAACAACAATGGAAGCCAGAACTCCTGAAGTAAATGCAACTGCACAATTCAGAATTGCAGTAAAAACACCAATGCTTTGGGGGTGGGTAGGAATATTAGTCATCGTTGTAGCTGTGGGAGGTGTCTATTACCTATTCCGAAAATATGGAAGGAGGTAA
- a CDS encoding ABC transporter ATP-binding protein — MGEQVIVLTDLTKKYGNFTAVDHISLSICKGEIFGLLGPNGAGKSTTILMMLGLTEPTSGKVEICGINSTTNPIEVKKKIGYLPEDLGFYDDMTGLENLIYTALLNGFSRKEAEEKAKELMRRVGLTEQVNKKTGKYSRGMRQRLGLADVLIKNPEIIILDEPTSGIDPAGIQEFIELIRNLSRVHSLTVLFSSHNLDQVQKACDRVGLFNHGELLAQLDLREMEGKQVELIDIYNNYIKEGGEKYERN; from the coding sequence ATGGGCGAACAAGTGATTGTACTTACCGATTTAACCAAAAAATACGGTAATTTCACTGCTGTAGACCATATTAGCCTGTCAATCTGCAAAGGAGAGATTTTCGGATTATTGGGTCCGAATGGTGCGGGAAAATCCACAACTATCCTGATGATGCTGGGGTTGACAGAACCAACTTCCGGTAAAGTGGAAATTTGTGGAATAAACTCCACTACAAATCCTATTGAAGTCAAGAAGAAAATCGGTTATCTCCCTGAAGATTTAGGCTTTTACGATGATATGACCGGGTTGGAAAACCTCATCTATACAGCACTTCTGAACGGCTTTTCAAGGAAAGAGGCTGAAGAGAAAGCAAAGGAACTTATGCGCCGGGTTGGACTTACCGAACAGGTGAATAAAAAGACAGGAAAGTATTCCCGCGGTATGAGGCAACGTTTGGGTTTAGCGGATGTATTGATAAAGAATCCGGAAATCATTATTCTGGACGAGCCGACATCCGGTATCGATCCTGCCGGAATCCAGGAATTTATAGAATTGATTCGTAATTTGAGTAGGGTACATTCCCTTACCGTATTGTTTTCCTCACATAATCTAGATCAGGTACAGAAAGCTTGTGATCGTGTGGGCTTATTTAATCACGGAGAATTACTGGCTCAGCTTGATCTTAGAGAAATGGAAGGTAAACAAGTGGAACTTATTGATATCTACAATAATTATATAAAGGAAGGAGGTGAGAAGTATGAACGGAATTGA